In Agarivorans gilvus, one genomic interval encodes:
- a CDS encoding ABC transporter ATP-binding protein → MSIVLRQVNHFYGKQQALRDINFEVESNQIVALLGPSGCGKTTLLRLIAGLERLQSGELYLQQQLVAAPEQAIHMAPEQRSIGMMFQDYALFPHMSVRKNIEYGLRKQQNIPQRKQWIEDSLTSMGMQGLLERFPHTLSGGQQQRVALIRALAPEPSTLLLDEPFSALDEHLRQQVREETLDVLKKSNTPAVMVTHDPLEAMFIADRIVVMEQGRIVQNDSPQEIYQRPTNAFVAALFGPSNRFESYVKQGRVDTPLGCFLTEQIAEAQAVDVIVRAKDIVVHQLENSQYVEARVISVHAMGDETHFRLQLPSMPERVIHARMRDHWQASTGTKVWLSVATEAAYIFAKA, encoded by the coding sequence ATGAGTATTGTTTTACGACAAGTTAATCACTTTTACGGAAAGCAACAGGCCTTAAGGGATATTAATTTTGAGGTGGAAAGCAATCAAATCGTAGCCTTATTGGGGCCTTCTGGTTGCGGTAAAACCACGCTGTTACGTTTAATTGCGGGTTTAGAGCGCCTACAAAGTGGTGAGTTATATTTGCAGCAACAGCTAGTTGCCGCGCCAGAGCAAGCGATCCATATGGCACCAGAGCAGCGCAGTATTGGCATGATGTTTCAAGACTATGCCTTGTTTCCACACATGAGCGTGCGTAAGAATATAGAGTACGGCTTACGTAAACAGCAAAATATTCCACAGCGAAAGCAGTGGATTGAAGACAGTTTGACCTCCATGGGCATGCAGGGTTTGTTGGAACGTTTCCCTCACACCTTGTCTGGTGGCCAGCAGCAACGGGTGGCCTTAATTCGCGCGCTAGCGCCAGAACCGAGCACTTTGTTACTCGACGAGCCCTTTTCTGCCTTAGATGAACACTTACGTCAACAAGTACGTGAAGAAACCCTCGATGTCTTGAAAAAAAGCAATACTCCTGCGGTGATGGTTACCCACGATCCCTTAGAGGCGATGTTTATTGCTGATAGAATTGTGGTGATGGAGCAGGGGAGAATTGTGCAAAATGATAGCCCTCAAGAGATTTACCAACGACCAACAAATGCTTTTGTGGCTGCTTTGTTTGGGCCGAGCAACCGTTTTGAAAGTTATGTGAAGCAAGGCAGAGTTGATACGCCTTTGGGGTGTTTTTTGACCGAGCAGATAGCCGAAGCTCAGGCTGTAGACGTAATTGTACGGGCAAAAGATATCGTGGTGCACCAACTAGAAAACAGTCAGTACGTTGAAGCGAGGGTGATTTCGGTTCATGCCATGGGTGATGAAACGCACTTTAGATTACAGTTACCTAGTATGCCTGAGCGAGTAATACATGCGCGTATGCGTGATCATTGGCAGGCGAGTACCGGAACCAAGGTGTGGTTGTCGGTAGCGACAGAGGCGGCATATATCTTCGCTAAAGCCTAG